The following proteins are co-located in the Aquarana catesbeiana isolate 2022-GZ linkage group LG02, ASM4218655v1, whole genome shotgun sequence genome:
- the LOC141126586 gene encoding uncharacterized protein, whose amino-acid sequence MEAKRIAHQKAHTGERPLQCSECDKAFTWKSELIRHQRIHTGEKPYQCSDCCKAFISKSQLTKHTRIHTGERPYQCSECDKAFKGKSELTKHQRVHTGEKPYQCSECGKRFTHEANLIRHQRVHTGERPYQCNECGKALTAKRSLITHQRIHTGEKPYQCSKCDKAFTRPDHLMKHERVHTGEKPYQCPECGKMFVNKTYLIIHHTIHTGKKSYRCSECDKGFQAKSDLIIHKRIHTGERPYECSKCDKAFKSKVELNKHDTIHTEEKPHQCPECGNKFARRAYLITHQRIHTGGKSYQCSECDKAFSFYSNLVRHKKTHTGEKPYKCSECDKAFKTKQELIIHERIHTGEKPYQCSECDKAFTNRENLIRHQRIHTGEKPYQCSECDKAFKSKLELNKHERVHSGEKPYQCLECNKAFTNRASLIRHQRIHTGEKPYQCSECDKAFKSTQELIIHGRIHTGEKPHQCPECGKKVAHRANLIKHQKIHTLEKPYQCYECDKAFRQKSNLIAHQRVHIRETL is encoded by the coding sequence ATGGAGGCAAAACGTATCGCACACCAGAAAGCTCACACTGGAGAGAGACCTTtgcagtgttctgaatgtgacaaagcttttacatgGAAGTCAGAGCTTATcagacaccagaggattcacactggagagaagccatatcaatgtTCTGATTGTTGTAAAGCTTTTATATCGAAGTCACAGCTTACCAAACATAcaaggattcacactggagagaggccatatcagtgttctgaatgtgacaaagcttttaaagGGAAATCAGAGCTTACAAAACACCAGAGGGTTcatactggagagaagccatatcaatgtTCTGAATGTGGAAAAAGATTTACACATGAGGCAAACCTCAtcagacaccagagggttcacactggagagaggcCATATCAGTGTAATGAATGTGGCAAAGCTCTTACAGCGAAGCGAAGTCTTATcacacaccagaggattcacactggagaaaagccatatcagtgttctaaATGTGATAAAGCTTTTACACGGCCGGACCACCTTATGAAACACGAAAGGGTCCATACTGGAGAAAAGCCATATCAATGTCCTGAATGtggaaaaatgtttgtaaataagacATATCTTATCATACACCACACAATTCACACTGGAAAGAAGTCATATcggtgttctgaatgtgacaaaggtTTTCAAGCAAAGTCAGATCTTATCATACAcaagaggattcacactggagagaggcCATATGAGTGCTCCAAATGTGACAAAGCTTTCAAAAGTAAGGTGGAGCTTAACAAACATGATACGATTCACACTGAAGAGAAGCCACATCAATGTCCTGAATGTGGAAACAAATTTGCACGTAGGGCATACCTTATtacacaccagaggattcacactggagggAAGTCATATCAGTGCtcagaatgtgacaaagctttttcaTTTTATTCAAACCTTGTTAGACACAAGAAGACTCACACTGGAGAAAAGCCATAtaagtgttctgaatgtgacaaagcttttaaaaCCAAGCAGGAGCTTATCATACAtgagaggattcacactggagagaagccatatcaatgtTCAGAATGTGATAAAGCTTTTACAAATAGGGAAAACCTTATcagacaccagaggattcacactggagagaagccttatcagtgttctgaatgtgacaaagcttttaaaaGCAAGCTGGAGCTTAACAAACATGAGAGGGTTCactctggagagaagccatatcaatgtTTAGAATGTAATAAAGCTTTTACAAATAGGGCTAGCCTTATCAGACACCAAAGGATTCACaccggagagaagccatatcagtgttctgaatgtgacaaagcttttaaaaGCACGCAAGAGCTTATCATACATgggaggattcacactggagagaagccacatCAATGTCCTGAATGTGGAAAAAAGGTTGCACATAGGGCAAACCTTATCAAACACCAGAAGATTCACA